A single region of the Nitrospirota bacterium genome encodes:
- a CDS encoding type II toxin-antitoxin system YafQ family toxin produces the protein MYKPVRTGQFKKDIKQMLKRGADLKQLSEIMMQPGNGGTLDPKYEDHPLKGNYAGRRECHIKPDWLLIYKIDGQSIIFERSGTHSDLFD, from the coding sequence ATGTACAAGCCTGTTCGAACCGGGCAGTTTAAGAAAGACATTAAGCAGATGCTAAAGCGCGGCGCCGATTTAAAACAATTATCAGAAATCATGATGCAACCTGGCAACGGAGGAACGCTTGATCCAAAGTATGAAGACCATCCGCTTAAAGGTAATTACGCCGGACGGCGAGAATGTCACATAAAACCTGACTGGCTGTTGATTTACAAGATAGACGGCCAGAGTATAATTTTTGAGCGTAGCGGCACGCATTCAGACCTTTTCGATTGA